A window from Flavobacterium sp. 83 encodes these proteins:
- a CDS encoding LytTR family DNA-binding domain-containing protein — translation MTTIIIEDEKPAARLLQRKLEKLNIQVGVMLHSVEESIDWFSKNEHPDLIFLDIQLSDGLSFEIFEKVAIKSAIIFTTAYDEYALRAFKLNSIDYLLKPIDEDDLEVAVSKFKTRLPKQETLQLDFEQIKRMLTNPFEKNYKKRFTVKIGQHLKVISIDEVECFFSENKGTYIHTFDNRNYLIENTLELLEQELDPKDFFRVSRKFIIPLKAIKEIVLYSNSRLKVILPSYTPDEVIVSREKVSDFKTWIG, via the coding sequence ATGACCACAATAATAATTGAAGACGAAAAACCTGCTGCCAGATTACTTCAAAGAAAACTTGAAAAGCTAAATATTCAAGTAGGAGTGATGCTGCATTCAGTAGAAGAATCTATTGATTGGTTTTCTAAAAATGAACATCCTGATTTGATCTTTTTAGACATTCAATTGTCGGATGGTTTGTCATTTGAAATCTTTGAAAAAGTCGCTATCAAAAGTGCTATAATTTTCACAACTGCTTATGATGAATATGCGTTGCGAGCATTCAAATTAAACAGCATTGATTATCTTTTGAAACCCATTGATGAGGATGATTTGGAAGTGGCAGTTTCTAAGTTTAAAACTCGTTTGCCAAAACAAGAAACATTGCAATTGGATTTTGAACAAATCAAAAGAATGTTGACGAACCCATTTGAAAAAAATTATAAAAAACGTTTTACAGTAAAAATCGGGCAACATTTGAAAGTTATTTCTATTGATGAAGTAGAGTGTTTTTTTAGTGAAAATAAAGGAACATACATTCATACTTTTGATAATAGAAATTATTTAATCGAAAATACTTTGGAACTTTTGGAACAAGAATTAGATCCTAAAGACTTTTTTAGAGTGAGCCGAAAATTCATAATTCCACTTAAAGCAATCAAAGAAATTGTATTGTATAGTAACTCCCGATTGAAAGTTATTTTGCCGTCTTATACTCCCGATGAGGTAATCGTGAGTCGAGAGAAAGTATCTGATTTTAAAACTTGGATTGGATGA
- a CDS encoding CsbD family protein has protein sequence MPNSTEIKGNYNELKGKLKQKFAELTDDDVLFEEGKEDETWGKLQQKLGKTEKEIRSLFE, from the coding sequence ATGCCAAATTCAACAGAGATTAAAGGAAATTACAATGAATTGAAAGGTAAACTTAAACAAAAGTTTGCTGAACTAACAGATGACGATGTGTTATTTGAAGAAGGAAAAGAAGATGAAACTTGGGGCAAATTGCAACAAAAATTAGGCAAAACTGAAAAAGAAATCAGATCCTTATTTGAATAA
- a CDS encoding 2TM domain-containing protein, which translates to MGRFRDRRLNDYNTETYNPDERYNLAYKRVKRIKGFYVHLLVYIIVNAFIVISSSNKSLIDDEIFWRWETFSTALFWGIGLLAHGLSVFGRNIFFGANWEEKKIQELMEKEKSEKWE; encoded by the coding sequence ATTTAGAGATAGACGGCTAAATGATTATAATACGGAAACATATAATCCGGACGAACGTTATAATTTAGCTTACAAAAGAGTAAAAAGAATCAAAGGATTTTATGTTCATCTATTGGTTTATATAATTGTAAATGCATTTATAGTTATTTCAAGTTCTAACAAAAGTTTGATTGATGATGAAATATTCTGGCGTTGGGAAACTTTTTCAACGGCATTATTTTGGGGAATCGGATTGCTAGCTCATGGATTATCTGTTTTTGGAAGAAATATATTTTTTGGTGCAAACTGGGAAGAGAAAAAAATCCAAGAATTAATGGAAAAAGAAAAAAGTGAAAAATGGGAATAA